The DNA window TTTATGCTAGTAGCAAGTTGTAGTGTGCCATGAGCTGAAGCTGCTGTTCCCTTTGTATTCACTAAAGCACTTAATGAAAAGAAGTCCAgactttttactttttctgaatGTCACTGTGGAAGCCTTACATTAAGAGATGTTCAAGTCATTGTGGCCATTTCTCAATTATTCTGGAGAAATTTGAAGCTATTTTAGTCCAATTTTCTCAATAACTTTGGACCAGTTTCCAATTTTAGTTCATGTCTGACaaattttgagcaattttggaccaacttttaattatttaggattttttggggcaTTCAGAGAAGTTTAGAACATTTTGGAcgtcaatcagaaaaaaatcagtcactggatacatttttaatccattttagacagtttcctcagttattttggacaagtttccaaattagttttttttgataaatttgtagtcatcttggacaatttttttactcatttagaCTAGGGCTGAACGATTTTGACCAAATTCAAAATTGCGATTTTTAGCTACCAATATTGCGATATCGATTTTTCTtcgatttttcttttttttttaactgcaccAAAAATACCTTTTGTTGTATATAAAGctacataataataacaaaactaTCTTGTTTATACAAAgccatttttattaaattcacTGAATGTGAAGCTTTGTGAACATTTGACTTTGTCAACAAAACAAAGTGCAGAGAGTGCATAGTGCAACAAACTCTCAAAACTCAAGTAAACTTTTCAGCTTGTAAGttagagataaaataaaaataataaataaaagtattcAAAGAAAAGATATCAGGTGCATCAAAATCAAATGCTTGCTAAAGGTAAATATTAAATaccttttaacatttctttaaattaaaatacttGAGTACGAAACACTACTAAACAAACTTAAGTGCAACTGAACGAAACACCCTCCGCCAGGTTTTACTGTTCACAGGTTCTTAGCTAAGAAGACCAACATGTCCACGTTTGCTGGTTTAAGTGATGCTCGTGTGCAAGTGACAATGTTGCCCCCTGTGCTAAAAAGGCGCTCCGAAGCAGCACTAGTGGCAGGTATACACAAGTACTTGCGGGCCATTTTCGACAGGTGGGGAAAGTTAAATTTGTACTCTTTCCACCACTTAAGTGGATCGTCTTCTCCATCAATCAAGGGGGCAAGGAGGTAGCTGCAAAACTCGGCCTCCACAACATCTTCGGGCTGAACACTGACACTGGACACATCGGAGGCTGAAGCGCTGGACTTGAAGAGGCTGCCAATTGACTTCTTTCCTTTTGCCCCACTGGAATGTGCACTTTGTGGACCGTGGGCACTTTCGGTGCGAGATCTCTTCTCCTATCAAGTGAaggataaaaataacaaaatatttcagtttataCATGTTTCAACATAATATCATATTCAACCATACAATTTTGACTTACTTGTCTTAGTATATCCAGCATTTCTGTCTTCAGTCTGCTTTTAATGATGGGAATCTTGTCTGTGTTGGTGTACTTTGTTTTGAAACGAGGGTCTAAAAATGACGCCACATCCAAAAGTTCTTGAGTGATAGGGCAGCTGTATTTGTTTTCAAGGTATGTCTGGACTTTGGATTTAATTGACTTTGTTAACTCAGTATCCTCTGCATCATCAGCAAGCACAGATGTGGCCAAGTGATGGAGAACAGGCTTGAGGTAGGAGATGCTGACGTACTCTTCTCCGGATAGAGCATCTGTGAACTCTAATAGTGGATGTAGTGCTTTGTGAATAGATTCAAGCACATCCATGTCTTGCCACGTTGGGATGAGAGTGCGTGCTGGTGTTCCTGATAAGACCTTTGATATGGCCTTGGCCTGTTCGAGGACTCTTTGGATCATCTTCTCTTTGGATCCCCATCGTGTTTGACATTCCACAATGAGACAGTGCTCAGGTAAGTTAAGCTGCCTCTGTGCTTCAGCCAAGGCTATTTTCTTTTTAGAGCTGTGTGAGAAATGCCCTACAAGCTTCCTACACAGTCCTGTGGCTCTTGACACCTTGTCATCTACTTCTTTAAGAGcgttttctgaaaaacaaagccaaaaAATAATTAGTTGATAGTCACCATCACATCTTTTACAGCTTAAGCCAAGCAGCAGTTAATTTACACCATTAAATTTAGAAGTGGGTAGAGTAATGTTAGAAGAAGCTCAAgtaaaagtgtttaaaaaaaaaaaaaaaagtatagtAGTAATGAGTCACTTTGATTTTGAGGGTAAAAATTCTGAATAATATTTTAGatatggcaaacaaaaacatacagtaaaaaTCATAATATTTTCAATGAAATCCTCCAAAAGGTCGAGGACAGATACTAGCATTATCCAATTAGAAGTTAAAAAGTATAAGAACAAACTTCAAAATGTTCATCTAATTGAGTAATTGTGACTTAATACTACCCACCTCTGATTATAGTTTCACATTTAAAGCCACCATGTAAATGAGAAACTAGTTGTTTATGTTGCTTGTGAAGGGTCTCAGTCGTACAGGAAGGACCCATCGTAAAAAGGGTTTCTTCAGTCGTCATCTGTACTTGTAAGTACAGATGACGACTGAAGAAACCCTTCTTACGAGTTATTTATGTTATAACAAATGACCCCATTCATTTATGTAGAATTATCAATATGTTTGTcagatgtttttgtctgtttttccaccACACGTGAACAAAATACAAACTTACCAATGGCGAGGTGGAGTCTGTGTCCGAAGCATTGAAGCCTGGTCCACTCATTCAGCTCCGCAGCCTTCACCATATTTGACGCGTTGTCTGTGGTGATGCACACAAGTTTTTCTTCAGGTAGATTCCAACACGAAAGTCCCTCCCTCAGACTTGCTGCAATATTTTCGCCTGTATGGTCGTCTGGGAAGTAGGCAGTTTGAAGGCAGCGAGCTTTTATGTCAAAATCTTCAGTGATGAAATGGACCGTGAGACTTTGGTACGGCTCAGATGCACGACTTGTCCACAAGTCTGTTGTACCAGCGAAAAACCCAGCTGCTTGAATCTCCATCATGACTTCGTGCTTGCACTTTTTATATAGTTCAGGGATGGCAACCTGGCTGAAGTAAGTACGTGCGGGGATGCTGTATCGCTTGTCCAAAACATTGACCATCTTCATGAATCCAGATCCGCTGACACTGTTAAAAGGCAGCATGTCTTTAGCCAGGTACTCCGCTATTGCCTGTGTGatttctctgtgtctttttgatGTTCGCTCGTACGGggtaacattttcaaacatcacTTTAAGTGAAGCTTGTTGAGGTGCTTTTGGTCTTGTTGGTATTTTTGCCATGCAGCCATCATATAcggttttgtggtggttttttaGATGTTGGAAAAGATTTGTAGTGTTTCCTTTTGATGTTAAGACTTTCGCCCCACATGTTCTGCAAATTACCTCCGACTGTGCGTcgtcttcttttttaaatccaaaataCTGCCAGATAATGGACGATCCTTTTCTCTTAGACTGCAAAGAAACAGTCTGTGCAGTGTTTCCATCGCTGTCTTCACTTTCCTGATCCTCACGCATTGTGGGGAAAGTTTGTTTGCTATAAGTTAGCTGCTAGCTGCTGCTTGCCTCCGCTTGCCTCTCGTCAAGGTGTGCTTCTTCTTTCCCTAACTCCGCCTGCTATACCAGGGGCGGGCGCACTATCGCCCCTAGCGGCCTTGGATATGAATGCACAGGCATGATTAAAATGAATGGGTGCGAAACAACCAAACAAAGGCTCAAAATCGAGTAGCCACGCGATTTCAAAATCGCGTGACGTAATATCGCGATAAAATCGCAAATTAGATAAATCGTTCAGCCCTAATTTAGACAAAcactttggtcacattttgagtcaccataaatattaatatttgatGTTTCCAGCCTAGCCAGACTTTGTTtctggtgaaacatctttctacagatgatgtgCTCaccatctgtagaaagatgtttcaccatgctgagtgtatcttccaacaacttgctcctctgttcactgttttcgagccatgctgcatttattttattggtccaatgtgtttgttttctcgTTTACTTTCTGTtgtcgtctcctctctgctctatggacacactgcctgcagttcagccgaatgttccttgaatttttgtcacgtgactgttAGCAGCTCATggcttctgtgttttgttttttttctaatttttaaatgagacatttagaatgcagtgattttgatttaattttagtctttttgatcattttttctaTTGGAACCATAGATCACATGTAATTTGTTCAAAGACAATCGCAAAGTTGATGATTGTTACCATTTCAACggtttctgggtctgataaatggtgtagtTTTGACGTATAAAAGCAATCCTGCTGGGGTTTTTGAATTTCAGAGTAGCTTAGGTCCTTCTAGAGCTGATATTCGTCACATCTAACTCGTCTAACATGAACCGACAACACGTGTTACAGTTCAACATGAGAGGGAGGCGGCTGACTAATTTAGAAGtttgccaaaataaaacaagacgtACAGCGGtcagtttgcatttttgtcaagCTGAATCTCTGACAGATGTGTAACCACGACTCCCACCCGCACCAAAGCCACAATCTGCTGTTAGTATGGAAATGAGGGAAACATAACAACCGTTTGTCAGAATTCTGGGTGAGACAACCGTCCAGATCTGCATTGTTTCTCTAAAATTATTGCTGTACATGATGTTTTTCATTACTGATGCAGCAGTAACgttttattttgtctgtctgaGACATAAAAGCAGCTCCGCTGGTAGATAAAGCACCACAGTAATAGTAATGCAGCATAAAAAAAATGGTGAGTGCAAAATAAATCGCAAAAAAAGACCAACTTTCTCAATCACAGCTACTCAGATTCACCACCAAGGCAACGACGACTCCTAATGTGATGTAATGTGACAtattatggaaaaaaataacaatttttatGAAACGGTGCTCACAATGCCTACTTTTTCTAgtgaatttctgcatttatgcctcatataaacataaaaattgcatataaacGTTTCAAATGATCATTTAAGACAAATACGGAGTATAAATATCATGAAAAAATTCAACCTGCAAGttgattcatgagaatctcagcttactatgtgtgtatagtgtttgtataatcgtgtttgcagtgtccttctatttaaaaaaaagcgtataccgatataaaaacggcccgcccgcgggccggcgtACTTTAACGGGTTAAACAGTTAATTACAAAAGATAACGATATAAATAGCGTTATTTATCTCGAAGCAGTCTTTTcccagatattgctcagaaaactAAATTGCATAACGTGAGAAATGCAGTGTCAAGTTGAAAAGCAACAGATATAAGTATGATGCATgactgataataaaataaataagctcAAATTAgactagaaaagaaaaaagataaataatatAGATAAAACTGCCGCAGTAGTTAAGTAATTTCACACGTGAATATGGCacctaaaacatgaaatattagaCATTCATTTGAAATGTGGCACCTAAAACATTAGATATTGgacattaatttaaaatatggCACCTATAACATGGAATATTGGacattaatttgaaaaaaaaggcCCCTAAACCGTGAAATATTGGatattaatttgaaaaattGCACCTAAAACATGAAATGTGCCACATCAATTTGAAATATGGCacctaaaacatgaaatattaaacattttttaaaaaacgtaacatgcctttcaaacccgaAACCCGATACtgagaatattttctgtttttgttgccttTCTTAATAGCAAACTAAACATTTTTGGGTTATGAACTGTTAGTAAAACAAATAAGCCCTTTGAAGACATCTTGTTATGTTTTGTGAATTATTTATTTGCAGCTTTGGTGACAGTAATGTCTCTTtccaggaaaaaacaaaaatgtcctgAGTACTCTGCCTAATCCTCAGTGTTGACAGATTAAttactgaatattttattatatatttgcaattgaaaatgtcatttttttcagtgctttGAGCAGCATGACTAAATTTCTTTCTGCTTGTGTCGTGTCGGG is part of the Acanthochromis polyacanthus isolate Apoly-LR-REF ecotype Palm Island chromosome 19, KAUST_Apoly_ChrSc, whole genome shotgun sequence genome and encodes:
- the LOC127531145 gene encoding E3 SUMO-protein ligase ZBED1-like; this translates as MREDQESEDSDGNTAQTVSLQSKRKGSSIIWQYFGFKKEDDAQSEVICRTCGAKVLTSKGNTTNLFQHLKNHHKTVYDGCMAKIPTRPKAPQQASLKVMFENVTPYERTSKRHREITQAIAEYLAKDMLPFNSVSGSGFMKMVNVLDKRYSIPARTYFSQVAIPELYKKCKHEVMMEIQAAGFFAGTTDLWTSRASEPYQSLTVHFITEDFDIKARCLQTAYFPDDHTGENIAASLREGLSCWNLPEEKLVCITTDNASNMVKAAELNEWTRLQCFGHRLHLAIENALKEVDDKVSRATGLCRKLVGHFSHSSKKKIALAEAQRQLNLPEHCLIVECQTRWGSKEKMIQRVLEQAKAISKVLSGTPARTLIPTWQDMDVLESIHKALHPLLEFTDALSGEEYVSISYLKPVLHHLATSVLADDAEDTELTKSIKSKVQTYLENKYSCPITQELLDVASFLDPRFKTKYTNTDKIPIIKSRLKTEMLDILRQEKRSRTESAHGPQSAHSSGAKGKKSIGSLFKSSASASDVSSVSVQPEDVVEAEFCSYLLAPLIDGEDDPLKWWKEYKFNFPHLSKMARKYLCIPATSAASERLFSTGGNIVTCTRASLKPANVDMLVFLAKNL